TTTGCCCATGACCGCCGGCGGCATGGCCTTGGTCAGGCGGTCTCCCATGCTGAAGGGGAAGCCGAGCACGCGCCCGGCGTCTTTCAGGGCCTGCTTCGCCTTGATCGTTCCGTACGTGACGATCTGGGCGACGCGCTCGTCTCCGTACTTCTCGGTGACGTACTGGATCACCTCGCCCCGACGACGGTCGTCGAAGTCGACGTCGAAGTCGGGCATCGAGACGCGGTCGGGGTTGAGGAAGCGCTCGAAGATCAGACCGTGCTGCAGGGGGTCGAGGTCGGTGATCTTCATCGCGTAGGCGACCATGGAGCCCGCCCCCGAGCCACGACCGGGGCCGACGCGGATGCCGTTGCGCTTGGCCCAGTTGATGAAGTCGGCGACCACGAGGAAGTAGCCCGGGAAGCCCATCTGCAGGATGACGTCGGTCTCGTACTCGGCCTGCTTGCGCACGTCGTCGGGGATGCCCGCCGGGGTAGCGGTCTTGGAGGCCGTTCTCGACCTCTTTGATCATCCAGCTGCCCTCGGTCTCGCCCGGGGGTACCGGGAAGCGCGGCATGTAGTTGGCCGAGGTGTCGAACGCGACATCGCAGCGCTCGGCGATCAGCAGGGTGTTGTCGCAGGCCTCGGGATGGTCACGGAAGACCTGTCGCATCTCGGCGGGTGACTTGACGTAGTAGCCGTCACCGTCGAACTTGAAACGCTTGGGGTCGTCGAGCGTGGAACCGGACTGCACGCACAGCAGGGCGGCGTGACTCGTGGCGTCGTGCTGATGGGTGTAGTGCAGGTCGTTCGTGCCGACCAGCGGGATGCCGAGATCCTTCGAGATCTTGATGAGATCGCCCATGACGCGGCGCTCGATCGAGAGGCCGTGATCCATGATCTCGGCGAAGTAGTTGTCTTTGCCGAAGATGTCCTGGAACTCGGCCGCCGCGGCCCGAGCGGCGTCGTACTGTCCGAGCCGGAGGCGCGTCTGCACCTCGCCGGACGGACAGCCGGTGGTGGCGATCAGGCCCTTGCCGTACGTCTGCAGCAGCTCCCGGTCCATGCGGGGCTTGAAGTAGTACCCCTCCATGCTCGCCTTGGACGACAGGCGGAAGAGGTTGTGCATGCCCTCGGTCGTCTCGGACAGCAGCGTCATGTGCGTGTAGGCACCCGAGCCCGACACGTCGTCGCTCTGCTGCTCGGGAGTCCCCCAGCGCACACGGGCCTTGTCGGAGCGGTGCGTGCCGGGGGTGACGTAGGCCTCGATCCCGATGATCGGCTTGATGCCGGCATCCTTCGCCGTCTTGTAGAACTCGAAGGCGGCGAAGGTGTTGCCGTGGTCGGTGACCGCGATGGCCGGCATGCCCTGCTTGACGGCCTCTTGCACCATCGGGCCGATGCGCGCCGCGCCGTCGAGCATCGAATACTCGCTGTGCACGTGAAGGTGAACGAAGGAGTCTGCTGCCACGAGTCGAGTCTACGTTTCGCCTCCGACATCGCTCCCCGGACGCTCGGTGCGGATGCCCCTCACCTCTGCGCGCGCGACTCGGCTACGGTGAGGCCGTGCCCACTCCTGATTTCGTGCTCGAACTCCGCCGTCACGTCGGCACCCGTCCGCTGCCGCTCGTGGGGGTCACGGCGGTGATCGTCCGCGAGGGCGAGGTGCTCCTCGGTCGCCGCAGCGACAACGGCCGCCTCACCCCCGTCACGGGCATCGTCGACCCCGGCGAAGAGCCCGCCGACGCCGCCGTGCGAGAAGCGGAGGAAGAGGCCGGGGTGCGCATCCGCGCGGAGAGGCTCGCGTGGGTGCACCAGATTCCGCGGGTCACGTACGACAACGGTGATCAGAGCGACTACCTGGACCTCACCTTCCTGTGCCGCTGGATCTCCGGCGACCCGCTGCCCGTGGACGGAGAGATGACCGAGGTCGGATGGCATCCCGTCTCGGACGTGCCGCACATCTTGGATGCCGAGATGGCGGAGCGCGTGCGAGCAGCCCTCCAGGACGGCCCCGCGCGCTTCGCCCAGCGAGACGACTGAGCACCGCACCGCGGGTGCACGTCCTCGACGGTCCGACGCGTGCGGCGCTCAGATGCCGTCTTCGAGCACCTCGAGCGCGTGGGACAGATCGGGCGGGTAGGGCGACTCGAACGAGACCCACTCCCCCGTCCCGGGGTGCGTGAAGGCGAGACGGTGCGCGTGCAGCCACTGCCGGGTCAGCCCGAGACGGGCCGACAGCGTGGGATCGGCGCCGTACAGCGGGTCGCCCGCGCACGGGTGGCGGTGTGCGGCCATGTGCACGCGGATCTGGTGGGTGCGACCGGTCTCGAGGTGGATCTCGAGCAGCGACGCGCGCGGGAACGCCTCGAGCGTCTCGTAGTGCGTCACCGAGTCCTTGCCGTCGGGGGTGACGGCGAACTTCCAGGAGTGATGCGGATGCCGCCCGATCGGGGCGTCGATGGTCCCCGCCAGCGGGTCGGGATGGCCCTGCACGACCGCGTGGTAGATCTTGTCGACCTCGCGCTCTTTGAAGGCGCTCTTGAGCAGCGTGTACGCCCGCTCCGTCTTGGCCACGACCATCAGCCCGCTGGTGCCCGCGTCTAGGCGGTGCACGATGCCGCGGCGCTCGGCCGGGCCGCTCGTCGCGATGCGGAATCCCGCGGCGGCCAGGGCTCCGAGGACTGTGGGTCCCTCC
The DNA window shown above is from Microbacterium proteolyticum and carries:
- a CDS encoding NUDIX hydrolase, producing MPTPDFVLELRRHVGTRPLPLVGVTAVIVREGEVLLGRRSDNGRLTPVTGIVDPGEEPADAAVREAEEEAGVRIRAERLAWVHQIPRVTYDNGDQSDYLDLTFLCRWISGDPLPVDGEMTEVGWHPVSDVPHILDAEMAERVRAALQDGPARFAQRDD
- a CDS encoding RluA family pseudouridine synthase, encoding MESRSLPVPDGLEGTRIDQALAKMLGFSRTFAAEVADAGGVSVDGRTAGRSDRLRAGAWLTVEWEPKRDPEVVPVEVPDLGIVHDDDDIVVVDKPAFVAAHPSLGWEGPTVLGALAAAGFRIATSGPAERRGIVHRLDAGTSGLMVVAKTERAYTLLKSAFKEREVDKIYHAVVQGHPDPLAGTIDAPIGRHPHHSWKFAVTPDGKDSVTHYETLEAFPRASLLEIHLETGRTHQIRVHMAAHRHPCAGDPLYGADPTLSARLGLTRQWLHAHRLAFTHPGTGEWVSFESPYPPDLSHALEVLEDGI